TGCGGAATGCGGCCCTGGTGCATGAAAGGCTCGCGCGTGACCGTGGGGTAATACAGCAGCTTTTGCTTGACCGCATCGCCCAGAAACTCGTCGTGCCGCAGCTGTTCGGAGATCAGTTCGCGATAGGCCAGTTCCTTGACCTGGCGCACACCGTGGATCAGCACCACCTGCTCGAAGCGCTCATAGGTTTCCGGATCGCGGATGACGCTGAGGAACGGCGCAAGACCGGTGCCCGTGCCCAGCAGGTACAGGCGCTTGGCGGGCAGCAGATAGTCGATCAGCAATGTACCCGTGGGTTTGCGCCCCACCACCAGGGTGTCGCCCACCTGGATGTGTTGCAGGCGAGAGGTCAGCGGGCCATCCTGCACCTTGATGCTGAGGAATTCGAGGTGATCGGCCCAGTTCGGGCTCACGATGCTGTAGGCGCGCAGCAGCGGTTTGCCGTCCACCCGCAGTCCGATCATGGTGAAGTGGCCATTGGAGAACCGCAGCGAGGTGTCGCGCGTGGTCGTGAAGCTGAACAACCGATCGGTCCAGTGGTGAACGCTGAGCACGCGCTCTTCCAGAAATGCACTCATGAAAGGTCCTGATGGGGGAAACCCCGTATTGTAAAAACTTGGGCTGGCCTGGGAGCTGGCGTGGGCATCGGCAGTCCCCACAGGTCCAGCGGGCTCCGAAACCTTGCTACAGTGGCGGCCTGCCAGGGCAAGTCGCCCTCGCCGGCCAATGGCGAACCACGCCAGTAAAACAAGAGCTGGATCATGCCAACGATCGCCAAGCTCTGGAACGAATAAATTCTTCCGTTCGTTATAACCAAACCATCTAATCCCACCCCAAGGAAACGACCATGGCACGCACTGTTCATTGCATCAAGCTCGGCAAGGAAGCCGAAGGCCTGGACTTTCCCCCCTATCCCGGCGAAATGGGCAAGCGCCTGTATGAGAACGTCAGCAAGGAAGCCTGGGCGGCCTGGCTCAAGCACCAGACCATGCTGCTCAATGAAAACCGCCTGAACCTGGCCGACGCTCGCGCCCGCCAGTACCTGGCGCGTCAGATGGAAAAACACTTCTTCGGCGAAGGTGCCGACGCCGCCGCCGGCTTTGTGCCCCCGCCTGCCGAAGGCCAATAAGCCACCCGGCGCTGTACCCGCGGTCGCGCCCTCCTCGTGCCCGATTCTTCTGCTCGCCACGCCCTGGTGATCGGCGCCGGCTTGGCAGGCGCTGCCACATGCGCGGCGCTCGCCCGGCGCGGCTGGCGGCTCACGCTGCTGGATGCCGCAACTGGCCCGGCCCAGGGCGCATCGGCCCTTCCCGTGGGCATGCTGAGTCCGCACGTCACGCGCGCGCCCACGCCGATGTCGCGCTTGAGCGCGCTGGGCGTGGCGGCCACGCTCGACGAATTGCAACGACGGGTCCCGCAGGGACACGGCTGGCGCACCTGCGAAGTGGACAACCTGGGGCACCACCCTGGTCGCTGGCCGGCCGCGATGGTGCGCCCCGCTGCCCTGGTGAAGGCCTGGCTGGACGAATCGGCGCAGCTGGGCCTGTTGGAGTGTCGTTGGCAGGCCAACGTCCACAAACTCTTGCGCCAGTCCGGTCTCTGGCAAGCCCTGGATACCCACGGCGAGTGCCTGGCGCAAGCGCCGGTGGTGGTGGTGGCCAGCGCCTACGGCAGCCACGCCTTGCTGACTGGCGCCTCCTCACTCGTGGATGGCGATGCCCTGCCCTTGCGTCCCGTCAAGGGGCAAATGAGTCTGGGGGAGCTTCACGAAGCACCATGGGCCGCCCGCCCCCAGCGCGATGACGGCGTGTTCGTTCCCTGCTACGAAGATGCGGGGCTGGCACCCCAATGGCCCACCCGCCTCTGGGCCATGGGCTCCACCTACGAACGGGGCGAAAACAGCACCCACCTGAGCGCGTCGGCACACGAACGCAATGCCATCGGCCTGGAGTCGCTCTGCGCACCTGCCGCCGCCGCCCTGCGAGAAGCGCAAGCCCAGGGAAGTTTGCTGGGCTGGGCCCAGGTGCGCTGCGCCTCGCAAGATCGCCTGCCTCTTGTGGGCGCTGTGCCCGATGGCAAAACCTTGGAGGAGAGGATGGTGCAAGCGGGGCCTCGACGCGGTCGGATGTCGCTGGCAGAGACGCCACGCCATGACGGCCTGTTCATGCTGAGCGCCCTGGGATCTCGCGGCATCGCACTGGCACCTTGGTGCGCGAGCCGCCTGGCCGCCACCATGGAGGGCGAACCCACGCCAGACGAGCAAGCCGATCTGCTGCGCGCCATCGATCCCGCTCGCTTCGCCTCGAAGCGGGCACGCCGGTAGTCAAACTAAATCAGATCCAGCCACTGCGAGACCTGGCTGGGCCGGAACGGCCGCTCCAGCAATGCCGAGATGCCGACCCGGTACACGTCGCGGCGCACGCGCATGCGTCGCCACCAGCCCGCCAGCGGACCGGCCAGCTCGGTCGTGGCCAAGGTCAAGGCCTGCGGATAACGCTCGACGAAATGGCGCATGAGCGCCCACACGTCCATGCGGTGGTCGTCCAGGTTGAACACGCCGCACACGTAGCGGTAACGCGACATGAGCTCGAGCGCATGGGCGGCATCCGAGGCCTCGTCCACGTGCGCCACGCCGGCGAGGGCCAGGCGCGTACGCAGGTAAGTGCCCTCCTGCTCGTCGGTGCCGACCACCACCGCCCGCCGCACGAAATCGCCCGGTTCGCTCAACGCGCCCAACGCCACGTCCAGCGGTGCGGGCGAGGTCACATCCAGGTCCACCATGCCCGAATCCCACCGGTGCGCGGCATACACCGCGTCCAGGTCGTGCAGAACGGCCGCCCAGTCCATGGGGCGCTGCATCACGCGCCAGGCGTGGGCGGGGGCGTCCGGGCCCACCCAGATCAGCCGCTGGCCCGGTGGCATTTCCTTGGCATGGGACAGCACCGCCTCCAGGCTTTCCCCATCGACCAACGCAACCTGCGCGACCGCGGCGGGCGATGGCGCCGAGGGCGAGCGCGAGGGCATCCACAGCGCATACGTCAACTCACGGTCCTGGGACAGGCGAAAGATGGTGTTGAGCGCGTGCCGCTCGACATCCGAGAACCCCACCACGCTGACCAGAATGCGCTGCTTGTGCATGGCGCGGATGTTAAGTCCGCCCCACCCCTCTCCCGCGCCAGCCGCCGCAACAAGCCGCGATTTCCCGTGCGATCCGGCACGTGCCGTCCTTCATATTCTGGACGGGCATATATGCATGAGCAAAAAATCGTTTGGGATATATCACTGCGTCTCTACAGTTCGGCCCATGCCTGACATCGCCATCATCCTGGCCGGATTTTTTGTGGGACT
The sequence above is a segment of the Hydrogenophaga sp. BPS33 genome. Coding sequences within it:
- a CDS encoding oxidative damage protection protein, with amino-acid sequence MARTVHCIKLGKEAEGLDFPPYPGEMGKRLYENVSKEAWAAWLKHQTMLLNENRLNLADARARQYLARQMEKHFFGEGADAAAGFVPPPAEGQ
- a CDS encoding ferredoxin--NADP reductase; translated protein: MSAFLEERVLSVHHWTDRLFSFTTTRDTSLRFSNGHFTMIGLRVDGKPLLRAYSIVSPNWADHLEFLSIKVQDGPLTSRLQHIQVGDTLVVGRKPTGTLLIDYLLPAKRLYLLGTGTGLAPFLSVIRDPETYERFEQVVLIHGVRQVKELAYRELISEQLRHDEFLGDAVKQKLLYYPTVTREPFMHQGRIPQLLADGVVAKDLGIPPLNPAEDRVMICGSPEMLRDLKALCEKRGFKEGNTTTPGDFVIERAFVS
- a CDS encoding FAD-dependent oxidoreductase → MPDSSARHALVIGAGLAGAATCAALARRGWRLTLLDAATGPAQGASALPVGMLSPHVTRAPTPMSRLSALGVAATLDELQRRVPQGHGWRTCEVDNLGHHPGRWPAAMVRPAALVKAWLDESAQLGLLECRWQANVHKLLRQSGLWQALDTHGECLAQAPVVVVASAYGSHALLTGASSLVDGDALPLRPVKGQMSLGELHEAPWAARPQRDDGVFVPCYEDAGLAPQWPTRLWAMGSTYERGENSTHLSASAHERNAIGLESLCAPAAAALREAQAQGSLLGWAQVRCASQDRLPLVGAVPDGKTLEERMVQAGPRRGRMSLAETPRHDGLFMLSALGSRGIALAPWCASRLAATMEGEPTPDEQADLLRAIDPARFASKRARR